The DNA region AACAGTCAAGAACCCGGAGAGCATCCAGCCTCACCGACCAAACAATGTCCCAATTGCAATCGTCTGATGTGGGGATTTGTCATGACCTGTCCCGGTTGTGGCTATGTCTGGGAAACTGAACTGCAAATCATCACCGATACGCTGGTGGAGGTTCACAGTGAGGAACTGTTGCGCCAACGAGAACTGCGAAAGATGTACAGTTTCTTTCGAGAACAGCGGCAAAAGAACTTCCGCGAGGGCGCTTCCCCGAATTGGACGAAGCGAGTGTTTTTTGAACGGTTTAACTGCTCGCCCGATCCCTCCTGGTGCCTGGGAGCCATTTTTGGAGATGCCCCCACCTTGGAGAACAAGTATGCCTACCGGGATTACTTATTCCGAATCGCCAAGCACCAGGGCAAATCGATCGTCTGGGTGATCGAAGAATTTCAGCAGGAATTTGGCCCCGGAAGTTGGAAGGAAATCTTTTTGAAACCTGAACCTTAAATGAACATGGCAGCAGCAGGGTTCATTGCTCAACCTACCCCCTACAGCATCTACTGGGATCGCTATTTCATTTGGTATACGAAGATTGTCTTGCCCCACTTCTTGAGGGGTGCTTAAAACAGATCAGAAGATCCGTATATTCTCGTAAAGAAATAGTGAATATTACAGAATATTTACTGAGAAGTGGAACCTGGGAACTCGATCGCGGTCATTGTAACTACGGATAGCAGCCAGCTTAATTAAGCCCTGATTGTCCTAGTTAAAGATCCGCGTAAGGTATAAACTTTACGCTCCCTGTTGAACCTCGTGACTAACGTGATCAGCATCAATAGACACATAAAGGTTCTAACAACTTCTATGAACACAACATCAACATCAGTGCATCAATCTCTTGATCCTTTACCTACTGTCACACCTTCTACCAGTCCATCCTCCTCTCCGAAACCTAAATCCAGTCCATCCTCTCAGCCTGCTAAAGTCACGGTTGATGTCATCACCTCTACCGATCCGTCCTCCTCTCCCAAAACCAAAGCCAGTCCATCGTCTCAACCTGCAAAAGTCACGGTTGAAATTCCCGCTACTTCGCCGTTGCCCATTGATCCCTTTGACCCAACCTGGATTAAGTTGTGGGAACAGGTTGGCCCCATCAGTTACCTGGGACTCCTGTGCTTGTTTGTCTGGTTACTCACCCGCCTGGTACAAACCGTAAAAGGGAAATAAACTCTAACTGTTGCAAGCAGATTTCCCATAATGACACGATCGCCTTCTTCTGGTTCGCTCCCGTTCCCTCCTGGCAATCTGGGTCTACCGTTGATTGGTGAAACAGTTAGCTTTTTGCGAGACCCCGACTTTGCCGATAAACGCCACAAACGGTATGGAGATATTTTCAAGACTCGTTTATTTGGTAGCCCAACCGTGTATTTATCCGGTGCTGAAGCAGTTCGTTTTGTGTTGTTGAACGAAGATCGGTATTTTGTGAACCGTTGGCCTCCCAGTACCAGTATGCTTCTCGGTCCAGCATCTTTAGCGGTGCAAAAGGGCAGTGAACACCAACAGCGCCGGAAACTGCTGGCTCAAGCCTTTCAGCCAAGAGTACTGGCCAGCTACATTCCAACCATGGTGGCCATGACTCAGCACTATTGCGATCGCTGGGAACAACAAGGCTCCTTAACCTGGTATCCCGAACTGCGAAATTACACCCTGGATATTGCCTGCAAGTTGATCGTGGGAATTACAGATGGATCCAGGACTTCCTTTGGCGAATGGTTTGGAAGCTGGGTAGGTGGGCTGTTTTCCGTTCCATTGCCATTCCCCTGGACGAACTTTGGTCAGGCCCTCCGTAGTCGTCAGTTATTGCTGCATGAGATTGAGCGCATTATCAAAGATCGGCAAAGCCAGCCGGATATGGGGCAAGATGCTCTGGGGTTACTAATCCAGGCTAAGGACGAGGAAGGCAATTGTCTCAGTATTGAGGAATTGAAGGATCAGATTTTGACCTTACTGTTTGCAGGGCATGAAACACTGACCTCAGCGATCGCCACCTTCTGTCTGAAAGTAGCCCAATATCCAACCGTGTTAACCAAACTTCGGATTGAACAGGCGCAATTTCAGCCTGACCAACCCCTGACTCTGGAATCCTTAAAGCAGATGGAATATTTGGAACAAGTGCTAAAAGAAGTGCTGCGAATCCTGCCGCCTGTGGGTGGTGGGTTTCGTGAGGTGATTCAGCCCTGCGAAATCAAGGGATATACGATTCCTAAAGGCTGGTCTGTTTTATATGAAATTGGCAGAACCCATCAAGACAGCCAGATCTACCCCAATCCCAAAGAATTTGACCCGGAGCGATTTGCCCCAACAGGCGGCACCGATAAAGTAAAACCATTTAGCTACGTGCCGTTTGGTGGTGGTATTCGAGAATGTTTAGGGAAAGAATTTGCTCGGTTGGAGATGAAAATTTTCGCCGCCCTGCTCCTGCGAAATTACGAATGGACATTACTTCCCGACCAGAATCTGGATTTCGTCATGGTTCCCACTCCTCGCCCCACCGACGGCCTCAAGGTACAATTCCGTCCGATTCCCACCGGACAAAGGACTAATGACCAATGACAACCAGCCCTGCTTGCCATCAAAAAACCACGACAGACAATCTACCGTGGTTTCTTTCAACTCAGTTGATTTGTTTTCATGAACACGAGACTTTATTGGCCAGCTTCCAGGGGGGGCTTAGATTGGTCTGCAGGTAAGCGGCCAAACCCTTTTTCCAGAAAATACTTGTTCAGGAAGGTGGTTGCCAGAGACAAGATAACGGGGCCGAGAATCATGGCCAGTAAACCGTGTACTGCAAAACCAGGAACCAGCAGCGACGCTAACCAGAAGCACACGCCATTTACCACCAGCGAGAAGGCTCCCAGCGTTAGGAAATTGATGGGCAAGGACAGGAACGATAAAGCGGGCTTCACCGTGCCATTCACCAATCCGATCGCGAGGGCAGCCAGCAGGGCAGCGGGGAAGGTGGCAATGTCCACTCCGGGAACCGCCAGGTCAACAATAAGCAGACCTAAGGCACTGATCAACGTGGTCAAAAAGAATCCAAACATAATGTCCTCCTTAAAGGCATGAGAGAGTTAACCTACACGGAACCAGGTTGCTGATTCAGTTTTTCTTCGTGTTTGGCGATCGCCCAAACTGCGTGAATGCTGCCGGGAACCCAACCCAGGAACGTCAGTAGAATATTAATCAGCAAGGTCGTACTCAACCCATAGGTCAGAAAAACTCCCACCGGGGGTAGCAGAATACCCAGAGCAAACCGAACAAGTTTCATAATTTGACCTCACATAGTTAAAGTGACTTTTCCCGATCGACTGTTGCAAGCTTAGATCTGGAGAGGCTTTCAGGGATTTCGCAACCCTTGGCAACCACACCTTGATCCTCGCAAAGTCGCCGTCAAATTACTGGTGTTGAAAACCCCAATATTTGCCGTAACATTCCCACCCGTTTGAGATTTAAACCCACATTCCGCACTTTCAACTGGCACATCAGGGATTAACGACGCAGCCACGGACTCCCAGAAGCCTTGGCCAGAGATTTATCTCAATAAACAGCATCTATTCTCAACTGCGCTCTAATGGTTCATGCGAACTAATAGCCTCATATTCTTTGCTCAGCAAGGCTTTCAGGGTTAAATGTTTGAGTGTGACACTTAAAGGGCGGAAAGTGGGTTTAAACCAAGTCCAGCTAGAGAACGGTCGTTTTCCGATCAGAGCAACTGCAACGGGTGAACGGGATTGGCCACTATAGGGGTTTAAGCGCCTTGAGCAGAGCCTTGAAGATGTCGCGGTGGAGGCCAAAGCGACGCTTGAAGGGGCCGGCAGACAGGGGTAGCGCTATCGTATAGTGCATCATCAGGAGGTTGATAACTTGGTCTGTATACCTCCAGGCGGTTCTTTGGGAGCGCTTTGCCC from Leptodesmis sichuanensis A121 includes:
- a CDS encoding cytochrome P450; this encodes MTRSPSSGSLPFPPGNLGLPLIGETVSFLRDPDFADKRHKRYGDIFKTRLFGSPTVYLSGAEAVRFVLLNEDRYFVNRWPPSTSMLLGPASLAVQKGSEHQQRRKLLAQAFQPRVLASYIPTMVAMTQHYCDRWEQQGSLTWYPELRNYTLDIACKLIVGITDGSRTSFGEWFGSWVGGLFSVPLPFPWTNFGQALRSRQLLLHEIERIIKDRQSQPDMGQDALGLLIQAKDEEGNCLSIEELKDQILTLLFAGHETLTSAIATFCLKVAQYPTVLTKLRIEQAQFQPDQPLTLESLKQMEYLEQVLKEVLRILPPVGGGFREVIQPCEIKGYTIPKGWSVLYEIGRTHQDSQIYPNPKEFDPERFAPTGGTDKVKPFSYVPFGGGIRECLGKEFARLEMKIFAALLLRNYEWTLLPDQNLDFVMVPTPRPTDGLKVQFRPIPTGQRTNDQ
- a CDS encoding phage holin family protein, which translates into the protein MFGFFLTTLISALGLLIVDLAVPGVDIATFPAALLAALAIGLVNGTVKPALSFLSLPINFLTLGAFSLVVNGVCFWLASLLVPGFAVHGLLAMILGPVILSLATTFLNKYFLEKGFGRLPADQSKPPLEAGQ
- a CDS encoding YqaE/Pmp3 family membrane protein, producing MKLVRFALGILLPPVGVFLTYGLSTTLLINILLTFLGWVPGSIHAVWAIAKHEEKLNQQPGSV